In Triticum aestivum cultivar Chinese Spring chromosome 5B, IWGSC CS RefSeq v2.1, whole genome shotgun sequence, the following proteins share a genomic window:
- the LOC123115018 gene encoding AAA-ATPase At3g28510-like, producing the protein MHVACSSSPREVWSYIDFNHPTTFQTLAMDPAKKQMIMDDLDDFRNSKDYYRRIGKAWKRGYLLYGPPGTGKSTMIAAMANYLNYDIYDIELTTLSTNSDLRKLFIEITGKSIIVIEDIDCSLDLTGNRARKGRRRGPQADDAHDYADPNRLTLSGLLNFIDGLWSAHSGERIIVFTTNYVGELDPALIRRGRMDMHMEMSYLKFEAFKTLAMNYLQMEAHPLFDTIKELLDEVEIAPADVAECLMVSRRTDRDAQACLDRLIGELKMKKEETKDINNKKVKTNKHRKKAKTKANAKRKAEAEKEKVEKAASEDDNKKTNDNTEKKATDVEEEKKVIQED; encoded by the coding sequence atgcatgtTGCATGCAGCTCGTCGCCCAGGGAGGTGTGGAGCTACATCGACTTCAACCACCCAACCACCTTCCAAACCCTAGCCATGGACCCCGCCAAGAAGCAGATGATCATGGACGACCTCGATGACTTCCGCAACAGCAAGGACTACTACCGCCGAATTGGCAAGGCGTGGAAGCGGGGCTACCTTCTATACGGCCCTCCCGGCACCGGCAAGTCCACCATGATTGCCGCCATGGCCAACTACCTCAACTACGACATCTACGACATCGAGCTCACCACCCTAAGCACCAATAGTGACCTCCGTAAGCTCTTCATCGAGATCACCGGCAAGTCGATTATCGTCATCGAGGACATCGACTGCTCCCTCGACCTCACCGGTAATCGTGCCAGAAAAGGTCGACGGCGAGGACCACAAGCAGACGATGCCCATGATTATGCCGATCCTAATAGGCTGACTTTGTCTGGCCTACTCAATTTCATTGATGGCCTTTGGTCGGCGCATAGCGGTGAGAGGATCATCGTGTTCACCACAAACTATGTCGGCGAGCTTGACCCTGCATTGATCCGCAGGGGACGGATGGACATGCACATGGAGATGTCGTACCTAAAGTTTGAGGCGTTCAAGACGCTGGCCATGAACTACCTCCAAATGGAAGCACACCCGCTATTCGACACCATCAAGGAGCTGTTGGACGAGGTGGAGATTGCCCCAGCAGATGTCGCCGAGTGTCTGATGGTGTCGAGACGCACAGACCGTGATGCACAGGCTTGCCTGGACCGCTTGATTGGTGAGCTCAAGATGAAGAAAGAGGAAACCAAGGACATAAACAATAAGAAGGTCAAGACCAATAAGCATAGAAAGAAGGCAAAGACCAAAGCCAATGCAAAGAGGAAGGCTGAAGCCGAGAAAGAAAAGGTCGAAAAGGCAGCATCCGAGGACGATAACAAGAAGACCAATGACAACacggagaagaaggccacagacgtagaggaggagaagaaggtcaTCCAGGAAGATTAA